One part of the Gemmatimonadaceae bacterium genome encodes these proteins:
- a CDS encoding DUF4397 domain-containing protein encodes MTSYRALAALFGAMLLGACDKNAVQDIAGPPLATSIRFFNFGVGAPAVNFYANTTKMTAISSATGVESTNGVAYGSVGSGGYYATIAPGTYAITGRIAATTDKDLAIATLNANLAAGKQYSFFMSGIYSATAKSVDGFVVEDPVPATIDYSVATVRFVNAISNSSAMTLYARHQTTGQEVAIGAAVAYKAGGAFVNVPNGLYDLAVRVTGSTSNAIVRTGVSFSAGRVYTIGARGDMTVTSTTSGNRPQLDNTANR; translated from the coding sequence ATGACTTCCTATCGAGCGCTTGCGGCGCTGTTCGGCGCCATGCTCCTGGGCGCCTGCGACAAGAATGCGGTGCAGGACATCGCGGGACCGCCCCTCGCGACGAGTATCCGGTTTTTCAACTTTGGCGTTGGCGCGCCCGCGGTGAACTTCTATGCCAACACCACCAAGATGACCGCGATCTCGTCGGCCACCGGTGTCGAGTCCACCAACGGGGTCGCCTATGGCAGCGTGGGCTCCGGCGGCTACTACGCGACGATCGCGCCCGGGACCTACGCCATCACCGGTCGCATCGCCGCCACGACCGACAAGGACCTGGCCATCGCCACGCTCAACGCGAACCTCGCGGCGGGCAAGCAGTACTCGTTCTTCATGAGCGGGATCTACAGCGCGACCGCCAAGAGCGTGGATGGCTTCGTGGTCGAGGATCCCGTTCCGGCGACGATCGACTACAGTGTGGCGACGGTTCGTTTCGTGAACGCGATCTCGAACTCCAGCGCCATGACGTTGTACGCGCGTCATCAGACCACGGGGCAGGAGGTCGCGATCGGTGCGGCGGTGGCCTACAAGGCCGGTGGGGCGTTCGTGAACGTGCCTAACGGCCTGTACGATCTGGCGGTGCGTGTCACGGGTTCGACGAGCAATGCGATCGTTCGGACTGGCGTCTCGTTCAGTGCGGGGCGGGTGTACACGATCGGTGCGCGTGGCGACATGACGGTGACGTCGACGACCTCGGGGAACCGGCCGCAGCTGGACAACACGGCGAATCGGTAG